The following proteins are encoded in a genomic region of Alnus glutinosa chromosome 8, dhAlnGlut1.1, whole genome shotgun sequence:
- the LOC133874715 gene encoding pentatricopeptide repeat-containing protein At5g61400 yields MSKLFLRRTTLVYPELSPWIISRVYCSSPSSSSSSLISPSPSDLTNAILSCRTPYQALGCFNASMKRINPAENAQPFSAIVHVLTRAKLYTKARCLIKDFIQKLQKSRKPRRVCHLVFTALNRLESSKFTPNVFGVLIVAFSEMGLVEEALWVYKKIGALPAVQACNALLDGLVKRSRFESMWELYGDILSRGLSPNVVTYGVLIDGCCKQCDISKARKLFDEMVEKGIEPTVVVYTSLIRGLCSESEMAEAEKVFKMMRDSGVLPNLYTYNILMDGYCKMANIKRALNLYQDMLGDSLWPNVVTFGILIDSLCKLGELMAARNFFVCMAKFGVVPNVFVYNCLIDGHSKAGNLSEAMNLQSEMEKLDILPDVFTFSILIKGLCSLGRAEDADSLFKSMIENGVLANSVTYNSLIDGFCKQGNMEKALELCSQMTEKGIEPNVITFSTLIDGYFRKGNMDAAMGLYSEMIIKSLAPDIVAYTALIDGYSKQGNMKDALRLYKEMLQTGLTPNVFTISCLIDGLCKDGRTSDAITLFLEITGAASTGDEINRTDSSFCSPNHVMYTTIIQGLFSDGQIFKATKFFSDMRCYGLRPDIVTYIIMLQGHFQAKHMLDVMMLHADMLKMGVMPNAVMYHVLARGYRENEHLKSAHRCSEDSLDAGLGGFELGGLMPGSFLFTGSNSSE; encoded by the coding sequence ATGTCGAAGCTATTTCTTCGAAGAACCACGCTCGTCTATCCCGAGCTTTCCCCTTGGATCATTTCAAGAGTATATTGTTCgtcaccatcttcttcttcttcttcgctaATATCTCCGTCCCCTTCTGATCTTACAAACGCTATTCTTAGTTGCCGAACCCCTTACCAAGCCCTCGGGTGCTTCAATGCCTCTATGAAACGAATAAACCCGGCCGAGAATGCCCAGCCCTTTTCCGCTATCGTCCACGTCTTAACCAGGGCTAAATTGTACACCAAGGCCAGGTGCTTGATAAAAGACTTCATCCAGAAGCTGCAAAAGTCTCGCAAGCCCCGCCGGGTCTGTCATCTTGTTTTCACTGCGCTTAACCGGTTAGAAAGCTCCAAATTCACTCCCAATGTGTTTGGAGTGTTAATCGTTGCGTTTTCTGAAATGGGTCTTGTTGAGGAAGCCCTGTGGGTGTATAAAAAGATTGGAGCTTTGCCTGCAGTGCAGGCGTGTAATGCGCTCTTAGATGGGTTGGTGAAAAGGAGTAGGTTTGAGTCAATGTGGGAACTCTATGGGGACATTTTATCACGTGGGTTGAGTCCTAATGTTGTGACGTATGGCGTATTGATTGATGGATGTTGTAAGCAATGTGATATCTCAAAGGCACGTAAGCTATTCGATGAAATGGTTGAGAAGGGGATTGAACCGACAGTCGTGGTCTACACAAGTCTTATACGCGGTCTTTGCAGTGAGAGTGAAATGGCAGAAGCAGAAAAGGTGTTTAAAATGATGCGGGATTCTGGTGTGCTCCCCAATTTATACACTTACAACATTCTTATGGATGGTTACTGCAAGATGGCCAATATTAAACGAGCTCTCAACTTGTATCAGGACATGCTTGGTGATAGCTTGTGGCCAAATGTTGTTACATTTGGTATCCTAATAGATTCACTCTGCAAATTGGGTGAACTGATGGCTGCCCGAAACTTTTTCGTTTGTATGGCTAAGTTCGGTGTTGTTCCTAATGTATTTGTATATAATTGTTTGATTGACGGCCACTCTAAGGCAGGGAATTTGTCTGAAGCAATGAATTTGCAATCAGAGATGGAAAAGCTTGATATTTTACCAGATGTCTTCACTTTCAGTATTCTTATTAAGGGTCTTTGCAGCTTGGGTAGAGCAGAAGATGCAGATTCTTTGTTTAAAAGTATGATAGAAAATGGAGTCCTTGCTAATTCAGTGACATACAATTCACTAATTGATGGATTTTGTAAACAAGGCAATATGGAGAAGGCTTTGGAACTGTGTTCTCAAATGACTGAAAAGGGTATAGAACCCAATGTCATCACCTTCTCTACCTTAATTGATGGTTATTTCAGGAAAGGAAACATGGATGCTGCTATGGGTTTGTACTCGGAAATGATAATCAAAAGTCTTGCGCCTGATATTGTTGCTTACACAGCTTTGATTGATGGATATAGTAAACAGGGTAACATGAAAGACGCTCTCCGGCTGTACAAAGAAATGCTACAGACAGGCCTCACCCCCAATGTATTCACGATTAGTTGCTTGATTGATGGACTCTGTAAAGATGGAAGGACTTCTGATGCGATCACACTTTTTTTGGAGATAACTGGAGCTGCTTCCACCGGAGATGAAATCAATAGAACAGATAGTAGCTTCTGTTCCCCAAATCATGTGATGTATACAACTATAATTCAAGGTTTGTTTAGCGATGGGCAGATTTTCAAGGCCACTAAGTTTTTCTCAGATATGAGATGCTATGGTCTCAGACCAGATATCGTCACTTACATTATCATGTTACAGGGGCATTTCCAAGCCAAGCATATGCTAGATGTGATGATGTTGCACGCAGATATGCTTAAGATGGGTGTCATGCCAAATGCAGTCATGTACCATGTTTTGGCAAGGGGTTATCGAGAAAATGAACATCTGAAATCAGCTCACAGGTGTTCTGAGGATTCACTTGATGCAGGTCTTGGGGGTTTTGAATTAGGAGGACTGATGCCAGGATCTTTCTTGTTTACAGGAAGCAACAGTTCTGAGTGA
- the LOC133875924 gene encoding pentatricopeptide repeat-containing protein At5g66520-like → MLFEELIPANPTTSSRAIQQHLFSLLQNCNTLKKLSQIHAQIVINGFTQKNYILVKLLSFYVASGNFKHALGVFKNIENPSATIWNQMVRGHGRSETPRKSIELYNRMVATEAEPDGFTYSFLLSACARAGLLREGEQVHGRVLANGYCSNLFVQTNLVNLYTAGGGANGVGYARSVFDEMDERTVVSWNSLLAGYIRCGDIDEARRIFDEMPERNVISWTTMISGCAHNGMCRQALSLFGEMRRAHVELDQVSLVAALSACAEIGNLNLGRWIHGYIEERMRVRNQPLLVSLNNALIHMYASCGVIDEAYKVFSKMPRKNTVSWTSIITGLAKLGRGEEALSVFRSMLGSGVNQVRPDEITFIGVLCACSHAGFVDEGRHLFERMNQTWGISPKIEHYGCMVDLLSRAGFLDEAYRLVETMPIRPNDAVWGALLGGCRIHKNVELASHVTQKLVVELDPGQAAGYLVLLSNVYATAKRWKDVVTVRQKMVEMGVKKPPGRSWVQINGTVHDFVASDRAHKHAPLIYEMLGEITRQAQQEGYEMDVIEAFLYVED, encoded by the coding sequence atgttatttgAAGAATTGATTCCCGCCAATCCAACAACAAGCTCCAGAGCTATACAACAGCACCTCTTCTCTCTACTACAGAACTGCAACACCCTCAAAAAGCTCTCACAAATCCATGCCCAAATAGTCATTAACGGTTTCACCCAGAAGAACTACATTCTTGTCAAGCTGTTATCATTCTACGTAGCTTCTGGTAATTTCAAACATGCCCTCGGAGTTTTCAAAAACATCGAAAACCCAAGTGCCACTATTTGGAACCAGATGGTCAGAGGGCATGGACGGAGTGAAACTCCGAGAAAATCCATTGAATTGTATAATAGAATGGTGGCAACGGAGGCTGAGCCCGATGGGTTTACGTATTCCTTTCTCTTAAGTGCTTGTGCGAGGGCTGGGTTGTTGAGAGAAGGGGAGCAGGTGCATGGAAGGGTTTTGGCAAATGGGTATTGCTCGAATTTGTTTGTTCAGACGAATTTGGTTAATTTATACACGGCGGGTGGAGGGGCCAATGGTGTCGGGTATGCACGGAGcgtgtttgatgaaatggatGAGAGAACAGTTGTGAGTTGGAATTCATTACTTGCGGGGTACATTAGGTGTGGAGACATTGATGAGGCGCGGAGAATTTTTGACGAGATGCCGGAGAGGAATGTCATATCATGGACGACCATGATCTCAGGATGTGCTCATAATGGGATGTGTAGACAAGCTTTGTCTTTGTTTGGTGAGATGAGGAGGGCCCATGTGGAATTGGATCAGGTTTCATTGGTTGCAGCGTTATCAGCATGTGCTGAAATAGGAAATTTAAATCTGGGAAGGTGGATTCACGGGTATATTGAAGAGAGAATGAGAGTTAGGAACCAGCCATTGTTGGTGTCTTTGAACAATGCACTCATACATATGTATGCTAGCTGTGGTGTGATTGATGAAGCTTATAAAGTATTTAGCAAGATGCCACGGAAAAACACTGTTTCTTGGACAAGCATCATCACGGGTTTAGCAAAGCTGGGCCGTGGAGAAGAAGCTCTCAGTGTCTTTCGGTCCATGCTCGGCTCGGGAGTGAATCAAGTAAGACCTGATGAAATAACCTTCATTGGGGTTCTATGTGCCTGCAGCCATGCGGGATTTGTTGATGAGGGTCGCCATCTTTTTGAGCGCATGAATCAAACATGGGGAATCAGCCCAAAGATTGAGCACTATGGGTGCATGGTTGATCTCTTGAGCCGTGCTGGTTTCCTAGATGAAGCATATAGGCTCGTTGAGACCATGCCCATCAGGCCAAATGATGCTGTTTGGGGTGCTCTCCTTGGGGGTTGCAGAATTCACAAGAATGTTGAGCTTGCCTCCCATGTTACACAAAAATTGGTAGTTGAGCTTGATCCTGGCCAGGCTGCTGGCTATCTTGTTCTCTTGTCAAATGTGTATGCAACTGCTAAAAGGTGGAAAGATGTTGTTACTGTGAGACAGAAGATGGTTGAGATGGGTGTAAAAAAGCCTCCAGGCCGAAGTTGGGTCCAAATTAACGGAACTGTTCATGATTTTGTTGCAAGTGACAGGGCCCATAAGCATGCGCCTTTAATATATGAGATGCTTGGTGAGATCACGAGACAAGCCCAGCAGGAAGGCTACGAAATGGATGTAATAGAGGCATTTTTGTATGTTGAGGATTAA